The following proteins are encoded in a genomic region of Thermococcus henrietii:
- a CDS encoding PEGA domain-containing protein: protein MRAMKMFVLVFVLLVFIVSESVPWATAGNVSVSWSSKTPGTLIAVCETMNQLIIASGTRLEFRDLKGNLLNSRDLVYPITDVELERNTWGLDVYVASGKFIHVFYKNGMYKRFTAPDSMKVLKVEPSPWTDRVLLLLMDNGHYYAYITNKKFSEVVFKLDLGTDRPLVGMTYDANYLAVAQGSELRLVEVSDGKVVWAKKLGGSVTALLVVDRGDVYVGTSGDTPKLQKLNAKTGKTEFSVPLLGTPVAVSIDWEGSYLAVAQKPGRLSLLSSSGNVLWEEDFSKEFGEVGDVEVSRSGRYIAATFGGGTLVLTNGFVPPAKFSVNAKNAKLIPVFTAQVRGSVYAVDADDEGKVLAVISYYPNPKGIFPNYLSDVVIMDSSGNEIGKDTFEGILRDVAVSGNGKYIAVVGDDHYLHVLNMKGDEVANRFFDFYSGGSYTVAISENGNRIAVGTFAGWTDDNMTEVANASIYYFTFDGSKINEVWKKPFPSPTWGTRVWGLSMDSQGNHLAVSVDGGYNNTFILSSSGKLLWESGERGYIRISKDGETVVYLPLPGDGIIRVQKITGDIIWTKPVSGVIGGFKFSRDFLVACLRDENKLTSTIKIFSIQNGTEILTATFPGLIVDFAVSRNNYLLIGFENGTVEYYKIESTVPLPNVRVTLKIKSFPSNARVFVDGSYKGNTPITLELEEGTYSIAIEKIGYTRWTSTVKLLAGETKTLNVTLEKVAADTGAVLEVTSTPEGAKVYLNREYAGVTPLNLTLEAGDYEVKLVKEGYLDWVKTVSLTPGSSEKVSAVLSEAYGVLEVTTSPTQAKVYVNGDYQGLSPLRITLTPGNYTVRIVREGYEDEERNVTIKGGEKTSLALTLVPLKGSSEGPVEIAGVTMSSSTFYYIGAGVVAVFVALMLFINRRLKQIEQKTTAMTVDEFAPRPASPTTFPQELSNKYTEVEFIGRGGFARVFKAKRASDGKVVAVKVPINLDEATGKSFIKELQNWANLRHPNIVELYDYNILPIPYLEMEYCDCSLRREKKPMDVKKAAWLIFNIAEGLKYAHNKKVVHRDLKPSNILLKNGVPKISDWGLSKVMTSSRSSTVAGFTPLYAAPEQISPTNFGGTDERTDIWQLGVVFYELVTGNLPFEASDFVELASKITTEDPVLPSRLNPEAKEVEHIIMKMLSKDKELRYKNMLELQRDLAIYLGMSLKEELKKSTTVRDRHRIVSYLGDLLLMSMKTGNKIEAYKYATDIVNYVTGELGNEFRNLAKYLQIITEEGLPIPDELIQKAEILIHKVKLGFERL from the coding sequence ATGAGAGCAATGAAGATGTTTGTACTAGTTTTTGTTCTTTTAGTATTCATTGTCTCGGAGAGTGTCCCTTGGGCTACTGCTGGAAACGTTAGCGTTTCGTGGTCCTCAAAGACACCAGGTACACTGATTGCCGTGTGTGAGACAATGAACCAGTTGATAATAGCTTCCGGGACCAGGTTGGAGTTTAGAGACCTCAAGGGGAACCTCCTGAATTCGAGGGATTTGGTGTATCCAATAACCGATGTCGAGCTTGAGCGTAACACATGGGGGTTGGATGTCTATGTTGCATCTGGAAAGTTCATCCATGTTTTCTATAAAAACGGGATGTACAAAAGGTTCACAGCACCAGACTCGATGAAAGTTCTGAAAGTAGAACCCTCCCCTTGGACCGACAGGGTTCTTCTCCTGCTGATGGATAACGGGCACTACTACGCGTATATAACGAACAAGAAGTTCTCAGAGGTCGTATTTAAGCTCGATTTGGGGACGGATAGGCCCCTTGTTGGAATGACCTACGATGCCAACTACCTCGCGGTAGCCCAGGGAAGCGAACTCCGCCTCGTTGAGGTTTCCGACGGAAAGGTCGTGTGGGCTAAAAAGCTCGGAGGAAGCGTTACTGCTCTCCTCGTTGTTGACCGTGGAGATGTGTACGTGGGAACCTCCGGGGATACACCGAAACTCCAGAAACTCAATGCTAAAACTGGAAAAACCGAGTTCTCGGTGCCTCTGCTCGGTACTCCCGTTGCAGTATCCATCGACTGGGAGGGGAGCTATCTCGCCGTCGCTCAGAAACCTGGTAGGCTGTCTTTACTCTCCTCCTCTGGAAACGTTCTGTGGGAGGAGGATTTCTCCAAGGAATTCGGCGAGGTGGGTGATGTTGAGGTATCGAGGAGCGGTCGCTACATAGCGGCGACGTTCGGCGGTGGGACGTTGGTTCTTACCAACGGATTTGTGCCTCCGGCGAAGTTTAGTGTGAATGCCAAAAACGCCAAGTTGATTCCTGTGTTCACGGCACAGGTTAGGGGAAGCGTTTACGCTGTTGATGCGGACGATGAAGGGAAAGTTCTTGCGGTCATTAGTTACTATCCGAACCCTAAGGGGATCTTTCCGAATTATTTAAGTGACGTTGTCATTATGGACAGCTCCGGCAACGAGATTGGAAAAGACACTTTCGAGGGAATACTCAGAGATGTAGCAGTTAGCGGGAATGGAAAATACATAGCGGTTGTTGGCGACGACCACTATCTTCACGTGCTCAATATGAAAGGCGATGAAGTTGCGAACAGATTTTTTGACTTTTACAGTGGTGGATCATACACGGTCGCCATCTCAGAAAACGGTAATAGAATAGCAGTTGGAACCTTTGCAGGCTGGACCGATGATAACATGACGGAGGTGGCAAACGCCAGCATTTACTACTTCACGTTTGATGGCTCCAAAATCAATGAGGTATGGAAGAAGCCGTTTCCAAGCCCTACCTGGGGAACGAGGGTGTGGGGACTCTCTATGGACTCTCAGGGAAACCACTTGGCAGTGAGTGTTGATGGTGGGTATAACAACACATTTATCCTTTCATCGAGCGGTAAACTCCTGTGGGAAAGTGGGGAAAGGGGATATATCCGTATCAGCAAGGATGGTGAAACCGTAGTATACCTGCCCCTCCCAGGAGATGGCATTATTCGCGTTCAGAAAATAACGGGGGATATTATCTGGACCAAGCCCGTATCTGGGGTTATAGGGGGCTTCAAGTTTTCAAGGGACTTCTTGGTGGCATGTCTACGAGATGAAAATAAATTAACCAGCACTATCAAGATTTTCTCGATACAAAATGGCACAGAGATTCTTACAGCAACTTTTCCTGGATTAATAGTTGATTTCGCAGTCAGCAGGAACAACTACCTCCTGATAGGCTTCGAGAACGGCACCGTAGAATACTACAAAATCGAGAGCACGGTTCCTCTGCCCAACGTTAGGGTCACACTGAAAATCAAGAGCTTCCCATCCAACGCGAGGGTCTTCGTGGACGGCTCATACAAGGGAAATACTCCCATAACCCTTGAGCTTGAGGAGGGTACTTATTCAATAGCCATCGAGAAGATAGGCTACACCCGGTGGACCTCGACCGTTAAGCTCCTTGCGGGGGAGACGAAAACCCTCAACGTAACTCTTGAGAAGGTGGCCGCGGACACGGGAGCAGTCTTGGAGGTAACCTCCACTCCCGAGGGAGCAAAGGTCTATTTGAACAGGGAGTACGCGGGGGTTACGCCCCTCAACTTGACACTTGAAGCCGGCGACTACGAGGTAAAACTGGTTAAAGAGGGTTATCTGGACTGGGTAAAAACCGTCTCCCTAACTCCAGGCTCCTCGGAGAAGGTCAGTGCAGTTCTGAGCGAAGCTTACGGCGTCCTTGAGGTTACCACGAGTCCAACTCAAGCCAAGGTCTATGTAAACGGGGATTACCAGGGCCTCTCACCTCTGAGGATAACCCTCACCCCCGGCAACTACACCGTGAGAATAGTCCGCGAAGGCTACGAGGATGAAGAGAGGAACGTTACAATCAAGGGTGGGGAAAAGACTTCCCTCGCATTGACGCTTGTTCCATTGAAGGGCTCCTCAGAAGGGCCAGTTGAAATAGCAGGGGTTACAATGAGCTCGAGCACGTTCTACTACATAGGTGCCGGTGTGGTTGCCGTTTTCGTTGCCCTCATGCTCTTCATCAACAGGCGCTTGAAGCAGATAGAGCAGAAGACCACCGCCATGACGGTTGATGAATTCGCCCCAAGGCCGGCCTCCCCTACTACCTTTCCCCAGGAGCTCTCCAACAAATACACTGAAGTTGAGTTTATAGGCAGGGGCGGCTTCGCCAGGGTCTTCAAGGCCAAAAGGGCGAGCGATGGAAAGGTCGTCGCCGTAAAGGTTCCCATAAACCTAGACGAGGCTACTGGCAAGAGTTTCATCAAGGAGCTCCAGAACTGGGCCAACCTGAGGCATCCAAACATCGTGGAACTCTACGATTACAATATCCTTCCCATCCCGTACCTTGAGATGGAATACTGTGACTGCAGTCTTAGGCGGGAGAAAAAGCCTATGGACGTAAAGAAAGCAGCATGGCTGATTTTCAACATAGCTGAAGGCCTGAAGTACGCCCACAATAAGAAGGTCGTCCACCGCGACCTGAAGCCGAGCAACATCCTCCTCAAAAACGGGGTTCCAAAGATAAGCGACTGGGGACTGAGCAAGGTCATGACGAGCAGCAGGAGCTCCACGGTTGCAGGCTTTACCCCGCTTTACGCCGCCCCAGAGCAGATAAGTCCGACAAACTTCGGGGGCACCGATGAGAGGACGGACATCTGGCAGTTGGGCGTGGTGTTCTACGAGCTCGTAACCGGAAATCTTCCATTTGAGGCGAGCGATTTCGTGGAGCTGGCTTCAAAGATCACTACAGAGGACCCGGTTCTGCCGAGCCGGCTCAATCCAGAGGCGAAGGAAGTGGAGCACATAATAATGAAAATGCTCTCCAAGGACAAGGAGCTCCGCTACAAGAACATGCTCGAACTCCAGAGGGACCTCGCGATTTACCTCGGCATGTCCCTCAAGGAGGAGCTCAAAAAGAGCACGACTGTGAGGGACAGGCACAGGATTGTTTCGTATCTCGGCGACCTTCTGCTGATGAGCATGAAAACCGGAAATAAGATCGAGGCATATAAATACGCAACGGATATCGTGAACTACGTTACAGGAGAACTGGGAAATGAGTTCAGAAACCTTGCAAAGTACCTGCAAATAATAACAGAGGAGGGCCTTCCGATTCCGGATGAACTCATTCAAAAAGCCGAGATTCTCATCCACAAGGTCAAGCTCGGCTTTGAAAGGCTCTAG
- a CDS encoding pentapeptide repeat-containing protein → MRCTHQYRHSIKECPREAEELGLCIFHLPFSGKNFEEAELSGEDLEEAYLSGANLRGANLSNVNLRYADVSEGNLSGANLEWASLVGVDLSSAKLDGANLTNADIRNADLTGANLDEATLSFANLEGTSLIRASLNGAELYGASLNGTNLLGADFRGARLYGAEFDGAKNVEHAIFDDIAVEEKEGDEFRKKKDFERAYDSYSKALEVYLDLKRIFRTKGLYDRASVYSVGEWRVRGKLQLIASRVQNHSSTRFLPLTGGGKLGVVEGTLRYVTNRLYGITSLYGESPLRVLLTTVTIILAYALIFCVSGTIRVGSPRDCLYFSIVTFTTVGYGDITPVPSHRLLAASEAFIGAFMLSFFVVVMSRKLIR, encoded by the coding sequence ATGAGATGCACCCACCAGTACAGGCATTCGATTAAGGAGTGTCCGCGCGAGGCGGAGGAGCTTGGCCTCTGCATTTTCCACCTTCCATTCAGTGGGAAGAACTTTGAAGAGGCAGAGCTAAGCGGGGAAGACCTGGAGGAGGCATACCTCAGCGGGGCAAATCTGAGGGGGGCAAACCTCAGCAACGTCAACCTCCGCTATGCCGATGTAAGTGAAGGTAATCTAAGCGGGGCAAACCTTGAATGGGCCTCTTTGGTGGGTGTTGATTTAAGCAGTGCCAAGCTGGACGGTGCGAACCTGACAAACGCTGATATACGTAATGCTGACTTAACGGGAGCCAACCTAGACGAAGCAACCCTGAGCTTTGCCAACCTTGAGGGTACGAGCCTTATTAGGGCGTCTCTCAATGGAGCCGAGCTCTACGGTGCAAGTCTGAATGGCACAAATCTCCTTGGCGCCGACTTCAGGGGGGCAAGGCTCTATGGGGCTGAGTTTGATGGGGCAAAAAACGTTGAGCACGCGATTTTTGACGACATCGCAGTTGAGGAAAAAGAAGGAGATGAATTCAGAAAGAAAAAGGACTTTGAAAGGGCATACGATTCCTACTCCAAGGCTCTTGAAGTTTACCTTGACCTGAAGAGAATTTTTAGGACCAAGGGGCTCTACGACAGGGCCTCGGTTTACTCAGTCGGCGAGTGGCGCGTTCGTGGTAAGCTTCAGTTAATAGCATCACGGGTTCAGAATCATAGTTCAACCAGATTTCTGCCCCTAACGGGAGGTGGAAAACTGGGTGTTGTTGAGGGAACGCTCAGGTACGTTACAAACAGGTTGTACGGGATTACATCCCTTTACGGAGAAAGCCCACTGAGAGTTCTCTTGACGACGGTGACGATAATACTGGCTTACGCACTGATTTTCTGTGTGAGTGGAACAATCCGTGTGGGTTCCCCAAGGGACTGCCTCTACTTTAGCATTGTGACGTTTACAACCGTTGGATACGGGGATATAACCCCCGTCCCCTCCCATAGACTACTCGCGGCGAGTGAAGCCTTTATCGGTGCGTTCATGCTTTCGTTCTTTGTGGTTGTGATGAGCAGAAAACTTATCAGATAA
- a CDS encoding ATP-binding protein, producing the protein MPVDLSGPLMAAFKKAKREFEEAVKKGNNEVAKKKALECARILRQLANYDEFSRESYLRKAKKWEAIARDVEAGRYGIKRNKPIKEGGNQRRSGNFEENGEDDVFKQYVEGLIARSNVKWNDIGGLEEVKRLMMETIVISALQKPQSVQPWKGILLFGPPGTGKTLLASAAAGSLNATFFSVKASNVLSKYFGESAKIISALYEVAREKAPSIVFMDEIDALTTKRSGDQSEASRRMLSTLLTELDGFQDKGNDVLVLTLAATNTPWDLDEAVLSRFPRRIYVPLPDQKATKEIIKINTRGLDTSRLDLDAIAEESVRRRYSGRDIKNLCQEAIWNMIREENRDLHKLAELPFHELKKRSLRTRPLEMRDFEEAFKKIKSPLTRKEVERYEKWAEEFGG; encoded by the coding sequence ATGCCAGTTGACCTTTCAGGACCTTTAATGGCCGCCTTCAAGAAAGCGAAAAGGGAATTCGAAGAAGCCGTAAAGAAAGGAAATAACGAGGTTGCCAAGAAGAAGGCTCTGGAGTGTGCCCGCATACTGAGGCAGCTCGCCAACTATGACGAGTTCAGCAGGGAGAGTTATCTTAGAAAGGCCAAGAAGTGGGAAGCCATCGCAAGGGACGTTGAAGCCGGCCGCTACGGGATAAAGAGGAACAAGCCGATAAAAGAGGGTGGGAACCAAAGGAGAAGCGGGAACTTCGAAGAGAATGGTGAAGATGATGTATTCAAACAGTACGTAGAGGGCCTCATTGCAAGGTCAAACGTTAAGTGGAACGACATAGGTGGTCTTGAGGAAGTTAAGAGACTCATGATGGAGACCATTGTTATCTCAGCCCTACAAAAACCCCAGTCAGTACAGCCTTGGAAGGGAATCCTTCTCTTCGGCCCGCCTGGAACCGGTAAGACCCTCCTCGCGAGCGCGGCAGCTGGAAGCTTAAACGCGACCTTCTTCTCTGTCAAAGCCAGCAACGTCCTAAGCAAGTACTTCGGCGAATCCGCGAAGATAATCTCGGCCCTCTACGAGGTGGCTAGAGAGAAGGCCCCCAGTATAGTGTTCATGGATGAAATAGATGCCCTGACAACGAAGCGCTCCGGTGACCAGAGTGAGGCCAGCAGGAGGATGCTGTCAACACTGCTGACCGAACTCGACGGCTTCCAGGACAAGGGCAATGACGTGCTCGTCCTAACGCTGGCGGCGACCAACACCCCCTGGGACCTTGATGAAGCGGTTCTGTCAAGGTTTCCACGGAGGATTTACGTTCCGTTACCGGACCAGAAAGCCACGAAGGAGATAATCAAAATCAACACGCGTGGGCTCGACACAAGCAGACTTGACTTGGACGCGATAGCCGAGGAGAGCGTCAGACGCCGGTACTCGGGAAGGGACATCAAGAACCTCTGCCAGGAAGCAATATGGAATATGATACGTGAGGAGAACAGGGACCTTCACAAGCTCGCCGAGCTTCCATTCCACGAGCTGAAGAAGCGCTCGCTCAGAACGAGGCCTCTTGAGATGAGGGACTTCGAAGAGGCGTTCAAGAAGATTAAGAGCCCGCTGACGAGGAAGGAGGTCGAGAGGTACGAGAAGTGGGCGGAGGAGTTTGGGGGATGA
- a CDS encoding serine/threonine-protein kinase codes for MPKRSLEEDFVRRLIISIFLIALLQGFGLLISFFIFLPWIERFLRETGPRRPRPEPVPRPVPKKPHDKDSNPGISLTDGLIFEAPKKLIRGAEALIKVGFRNRTGKSLRVSIDLSELALYGKLERRTLDLYLLPGEERSEYVRFVPSKVGKHALTVRVRSGPFMGKKAIEIEIAGEKAGGNGLDALLSRYERVEQIGEGGFGRVYRALRDGRWVALKVPHVLNERTGKLFLREVSIWRELRHSNIVRLHDANLTPYPYIEMELCDRSLEDLEKPLPVERVAEIAFEVAEGLKYAHSKGIIHRDLKPSNVLLKGSKPKISDWGLAKVLFESGTTTVTAMTPYYASPEQISPSRFGGVDERTDVWQLGVLMYELATGRRPFEGSDFVEVAGRIIMEEPQKPSELNPEAKPLEGVILRCLSKEKERRYGSVEELQRDLSGILGGKYREELKKSVEPSRSAYYAGQLFLLHLRLGDAKEALKYARDLLRYARGREREELEKLIEQIELRVEEGLPAPQELVEKGEVVVHEVSGV; via the coding sequence ATGCCAAAGAGAAGCCTTGAGGAGGACTTCGTTCGGAGGCTCATCATCTCGATTTTCCTGATTGCCCTCCTTCAGGGCTTCGGGTTACTCATATCGTTCTTCATATTCCTGCCGTGGATTGAGAGATTCCTGCGGGAAACAGGCCCTCGGAGACCAAGACCCGAACCAGTTCCCAGACCGGTGCCCAAGAAACCGCATGACAAGGACTCAAATCCCGGAATCTCCCTTACGGACGGGCTGATTTTTGAGGCGCCGAAAAAGCTAATCCGGGGAGCTGAGGCGCTGATAAAGGTTGGTTTCAGGAACAGGACAGGGAAAAGCCTTCGCGTCTCGATAGACCTGTCGGAGCTGGCCCTCTACGGAAAGCTGGAGAGGAGGACCCTTGACCTGTACCTCCTCCCTGGCGAGGAGAGGAGCGAGTACGTGCGCTTCGTGCCCTCGAAGGTTGGGAAGCACGCGCTTACCGTCCGCGTCCGCTCCGGGCCGTTTATGGGGAAGAAGGCCATTGAAATCGAGATCGCAGGGGAAAAAGCCGGGGGCAACGGGCTAGATGCCCTTCTGTCGAGGTACGAGAGGGTCGAGCAGATTGGAGAGGGCGGCTTTGGCAGGGTCTACCGCGCCCTGAGGGACGGCCGGTGGGTCGCGCTCAAGGTTCCCCACGTCCTCAACGAGAGAACCGGAAAGCTCTTTCTGCGCGAGGTTTCAATATGGCGCGAGCTGAGGCACAGCAACATAGTGAGGCTCCACGACGCCAACCTGACGCCTTACCCCTACATAGAGATGGAGCTCTGCGACCGGTCGCTCGAGGACCTGGAGAAGCCCCTTCCGGTGGAGCGCGTGGCTGAGATAGCCTTTGAGGTAGCGGAAGGCCTGAAGTACGCCCACTCGAAGGGTATAATCCACCGCGACCTGAAGCCAAGCAACGTCCTCCTCAAGGGCTCCAAGCCGAAGATAAGCGACTGGGGGCTTGCGAAGGTTCTGTTCGAGAGCGGAACCACGACGGTAACGGCGATGACGCCTTACTATGCCTCACCCGAGCAGATAAGTCCGTCTCGCTTCGGAGGGGTTGACGAGAGAACCGACGTATGGCAACTGGGCGTTCTCATGTACGAGCTCGCGACGGGGAGGAGGCCCTTCGAGGGGAGCGACTTCGTCGAGGTCGCCGGGAGGATAATCATGGAGGAGCCGCAGAAGCCGAGCGAGCTTAATCCAGAGGCGAAGCCCCTTGAAGGAGTAATCCTCCGCTGTCTGAGTAAGGAGAAGGAGAGGCGCTACGGAAGCGTTGAAGAGCTCCAGCGGGATTTGTCGGGAATCCTCGGCGGGAAGTACCGGGAAGAGCTCAAGAAGAGCGTCGAGCCCTCGCGCTCGGCCTACTACGCGGGCCAGCTGTTCCTCCTCCACCTGCGGCTCGGGGACGCGAAGGAGGCCCTGAAGTACGCAAGGGACCTGCTGAGGTACGCAAGGGGGAGGGAGAGGGAAGAGCTGGAGAAGCTAATCGAACAGATTGAGCTGAGGGTTGAGGAGGGTCTTCCGGCCCCGCAGGAGCTCGTTGAGAAGGGTGAGGTGGTAGTTCATGAGGTTAGCGGGGTATGA